One segment of uncultured Tolumonas sp. DNA contains the following:
- the recD gene encoding exodeoxyribonuclease V subunit alpha — translation MTTTSFVLTPLWQALLDARLLRDLDVQLAQLLARWDANDSIQLAVAITSQELGRGHVCFDLTTWPERLAQWQALLPEVALPAVSVSELTTLLERSPLVHRVSDPSVVEEQAGQPLTLFAGRLYLSRYFRFEQQVACWLQQASLPIATSADTPELAQQLRQLFTPQTDVDWQAVAVATACDGRFTLISGGPGTGKTTTVTKLLALLVAQSEQPLLIRLAAPTGKAAARLTESIAKAKTELAGQVNAAWLAGIPTQASTLHRLLGVIPGLPEFRHNGQNPLPLDVLVVDEASMIDLPMMARLLVALPPQARLILLGDKDQLASVEAGAVLGDICQFVAQGLSSQQARQLQQRTGYELQNYVQPAGHPLRDRLCLLRKSYRFAADSGIGKLAEAVNNGDVKAAHAVWAQDYRDIRLHSDEQRLEMAISVAAKGYHAYLALLAAPVTSDNAIDLLKAFNQIRLLCALHDGPWGINGMNQAIGQRLQAQAKLQMSGEWFAGRPVMITENDYGLNLYNGDIGIAASDGERLRVWFVLPDGKAHGFLPSRLPAHDTAWAMTVHKSQGSEFTHTLLLLPPDVNPLLTRELLYTGITRAREQLDLFATPEVLALMVRKQTERYSGLGAMLQTMSAAE, via the coding sequence ATGACCACCACCTCTTTTGTGTTAACTCCGCTGTGGCAAGCATTATTGGACGCCCGACTCTTACGCGATCTGGATGTGCAACTGGCGCAGCTATTGGCACGTTGGGATGCGAATGACAGCATCCAGCTGGCGGTGGCGATCACCAGCCAAGAGCTGGGGCGGGGTCATGTCTGTTTTGATTTGACGACGTGGCCGGAACGGCTGGCGCAGTGGCAGGCGTTGTTACCCGAGGTCGCTTTACCAGCGGTCAGCGTATCTGAGTTGACGACCCTGTTAGAGCGCAGCCCGTTGGTGCATCGGGTCAGCGATCCATCGGTGGTTGAAGAGCAAGCGGGGCAACCCCTGACCTTATTTGCCGGACGACTTTACCTCAGCCGCTATTTTCGTTTTGAACAGCAAGTCGCCTGTTGGTTACAACAAGCCAGTTTGCCAATCGCAACGAGCGCTGATACCCCTGAACTGGCCCAGCAATTGCGCCAATTGTTTACGCCACAAACAGACGTTGATTGGCAAGCCGTAGCCGTAGCGACTGCCTGTGACGGACGTTTTACGCTGATCTCCGGTGGCCCCGGCACAGGGAAAACGACGACCGTGACCAAACTGCTGGCACTGCTGGTGGCGCAAAGTGAACAGCCGTTGTTGATCCGGCTGGCAGCACCGACCGGCAAAGCGGCGGCACGTCTGACGGAATCGATCGCCAAAGCGAAAACCGAGCTGGCCGGGCAGGTGAATGCAGCATGGCTGGCCGGTATTCCGACACAAGCCAGTACTTTGCACCGTTTGCTCGGCGTGATCCCCGGGTTACCGGAATTTCGGCATAACGGGCAAAATCCGCTACCGCTTGACGTGCTGGTGGTCGATGAAGCCTCGATGATCGATTTACCGATGATGGCGCGTTTGCTGGTCGCCTTACCGCCGCAGGCACGCTTGATTTTACTCGGTGATAAAGACCAGCTGGCATCGGTGGAAGCGGGTGCGGTACTGGGCGATATCTGCCAGTTTGTCGCGCAAGGGTTAAGCTCACAACAAGCGCGACAATTGCAACAGCGCACCGGTTACGAGCTGCAAAATTACGTGCAACCTGCGGGGCACCCGCTGCGCGATCGTCTCTGTCTGCTGCGTAAAAGCTATCGTTTTGCGGCCGATTCCGGCATCGGCAAACTGGCGGAAGCGGTGAACAACGGGGACGTGAAAGCGGCGCATGCCGTGTGGGCACAAGACTATCGCGATATCCGCCTGCACAGTGACGAACAACGTCTCGAGATGGCCATCAGTGTGGCAGCCAAAGGTTATCACGCCTATTTGGCACTGCTCGCTGCGCCCGTTACATCTGATAATGCGATTGATTTGTTGAAGGCGTTCAACCAGATCCGGCTGTTGTGTGCGTTACACGATGGGCCGTGGGGCATTAACGGCATGAATCAGGCCATCGGCCAGCGTTTGCAAGCGCAGGCTAAATTGCAGATGAGCGGCGAGTGGTTTGCTGGGCGGCCGGTGATGATCACCGAAAACGACTATGGGCTGAACCTGTATAACGGCGATATCGGCATTGCCGCCAGCGACGGCGAACGGCTGCGGGTCTGGTTTGTGTTGCCTGATGGCAAAGCGCACGGCTTTCTGCCCAGCCGTTTGCCAGCCCATGACACGGCGTGGGCAATGACGGTGCACAAATCGCAAGGCTCAGAGTTTACTCACACCCTGCTGCTGCTGCCGCCCGACGTGAACCCGTTGCTGACACGCGAATTGCTCTACACCGGCATCACGCGCGCCCGTGAACAGCTGGATCTGTTTGCCACACCGGAAGTGCTGGCCCTGATGGTACGGAAACAGACCGAACGTTACAGTGGTTTAGGTGCCATGCTGCAAACCATGTCAGCGGCAGAATAA